In one Pseudomonas sp. SG20056 genomic region, the following are encoded:
- a CDS encoding inorganic phosphate transporter yields the protein MSLIADYGLVLLLLACLFGFFMAWGVGANDVANAMGTSVGSKALTIKQAILIAMVFEFAGAYLAGGEVTETIKSGIVDASMITPDLMVLGMMSALLAAGTWLLVASTKGWPVSTTHSIVGAVIGFAAVGVSMDAVNWAGVGPIVASWVVSPVLSGIVAFGLFVSVQKLIIDTDNPFLNAKRFVPLYMFATGFMVSIMTLTKGLKHIGLNLSATEGFFLSLGVGGLVMLLGIVLLSRIKIDVEADKDFHYASVEKVFAVLMIFTACAMAFAHGSNDVANAVGPLAAIVGVIQSGGEMAVGAKSAVPGWVLLLGAVGIVIGLATYGYKVIATIGKEITELTPSRGFAAELATATTVVGASAIGLPVSTTHTLVGAVLGVGLARGIGALNLGVIGKIFMSWLITLPVGAALSILFFYILRGVFL from the coding sequence ATGTCTCTGATTGCGGACTACGGCCTCGTATTGCTGCTGCTTGCCTGTCTCTTTGGTTTTTTCATGGCCTGGGGCGTGGGCGCCAATGACGTGGCCAACGCCATGGGTACCTCGGTGGGCTCCAAAGCCCTGACCATCAAACAGGCGATCCTGATCGCCATGGTCTTCGAGTTCGCTGGCGCCTATCTGGCCGGTGGCGAAGTCACCGAAACCATCAAGAGCGGCATCGTCGATGCCTCGATGATCACCCCAGACCTGATGGTGCTGGGCATGATGTCGGCCCTGCTGGCAGCCGGTACCTGGCTGTTGGTGGCATCAACCAAAGGCTGGCCGGTATCTACCACCCACTCCATCGTCGGCGCGGTCATCGGCTTTGCCGCCGTTGGCGTGTCCATGGATGCGGTGAACTGGGCCGGCGTTGGCCCGATCGTCGCCAGCTGGGTGGTTTCCCCCGTGCTGTCCGGCATCGTCGCCTTCGGCCTGTTTGTCAGCGTGCAGAAGCTGATCATCGACACCGACAACCCCTTCCTCAACGCCAAGCGCTTCGTGCCGCTGTATATGTTTGCCACCGGTTTTATGGTCAGCATCATGACCCTGACCAAAGGCCTCAAGCATATCGGCCTGAACCTATCCGCCACTGAAGGCTTCTTCCTGTCACTGGGTGTTGGCGGCCTGGTTATGCTGCTCGGCATCGTCCTGCTCAGCCGCATCAAGATCGATGTCGAAGCGGACAAGGACTTCCACTACGCCAGCGTGGAGAAGGTCTTCGCCGTACTGATGATCTTCACCGCTTGCGCCATGGCCTTCGCCCACGGCTCCAACGACGTGGCCAACGCCGTCGGCCCACTGGCAGCGATTGTCGGGGTGATCCAGTCCGGCGGTGAAATGGCCGTTGGCGCCAAGTCGGCCGTGCCTGGTTGGGTATTGCTGCTCGGCGCGGTGGGTATCGTCATCGGCCTGGCCACTTACGGCTACAAGGTGATCGCCACCATCGGCAAGGAAATCACCGAGCTGACCCCAAGCCGTGGTTTCGCCGCCGAACTGGCCACCGCCACCACCGTGGTCGGTGCTTCGGCCATCGGCCTGCCGGTGTCCACCACCCACACCCTGGTCGGTGCGGTGCTCGGTGTCGGCCTGGCCCGCGGTATTGGCGCGTTGAACCTGGGCGTGATCGGCAAGATCTTCATGTCCTGGCTGATCACCCTGCCCGTAGGTGCTGCCCTGTCGATTCTGTTCTTCTACATCCTGCGCGGCGTTTTCCTCTAA